A stretch of the Teredinibacter haidensis genome encodes the following:
- a CDS encoding bacteriohemerythrin, producing the protein MTDIIDRTLPEYSLGVPELDYRHDEFIGIVNHLKTADTADFIRLFAALVVHTEKHFHAENKLMQKTHFPDLEEHIREHMKVLRDLKSINNMVGRGSIMMARTFISEQLPEWFRLHTTTMDTSLSIHLLQRGKSQERA; encoded by the coding sequence TTGACGGATATCATCGATCGAACCCTACCTGAATACAGCCTCGGCGTCCCAGAACTGGATTATAGACACGACGAATTTATTGGTATCGTCAACCACCTAAAAACTGCCGATACGGCCGATTTTATTCGTTTGTTCGCAGCCCTTGTCGTGCATACCGAAAAGCATTTCCATGCAGAGAACAAACTTATGCAGAAAACCCACTTCCCCGATCTCGAGGAACACATTCGTGAACACATGAAAGTACTGCGAGATTTAAAGAGCATAAACAATATGGTTGGCCGGGGCTCTATCATGATGGCACGCACATTTATAAGTGAACAGTTGCCCGAATGGTTCCGATTGCATACAACAACGATGGATACCTCACTTTCAATTCACCTACTACAAAGGGGTAAGTCACAAGAACGCGCTTAG
- the nifH gene encoding nitrogenase iron protein: MAMRQCAIYGKGGIGKSTTTQNLVAALAEAGQKVMIVGCDPKADSTRLILHAKAQNTIMEMAAEAGTVEDLELEDVLRTGYGDIKCVESGGPEPGVGCAGRGVITAINFLEEEGAYEDDLDFVFYDVLGDVVCGGFAMPIRENKAQEIYIVVSGEMMAMYAANNICKGIVKYANSGSVRLAGLICNSRNTDREDDLIIALAEKLGTQMIHFIPRDNVVQRAEIRRMTVIEYDPTAKQADEYRELARKMIANKKMVIPKPVTMDELEVLLMDFGILEEDDESIIGKTAAELEAEAV; this comes from the coding sequence ATGGCTATGCGTCAATGTGCGATTTATGGTAAAGGCGGGATTGGTAAGTCTACAACTACACAGAATCTCGTTGCGGCTTTAGCAGAAGCTGGTCAAAAAGTAATGATTGTGGGCTGTGACCCGAAAGCGGATTCAACCCGTCTAATTCTTCACGCTAAAGCTCAAAATACCATTATGGAGATGGCTGCTGAAGCTGGCACCGTTGAAGATCTTGAACTGGAAGATGTTTTGAGAACGGGTTACGGCGATATCAAGTGTGTTGAATCGGGTGGTCCAGAGCCTGGAGTAGGTTGTGCTGGTCGCGGAGTGATTACAGCGATTAACTTCCTGGAAGAAGAGGGCGCCTATGAAGATGATTTGGATTTTGTTTTCTACGATGTATTGGGCGATGTAGTGTGTGGTGGTTTTGCAATGCCCATTCGAGAAAACAAGGCGCAGGAAATTTACATTGTGGTTTCCGGTGAAATGATGGCCATGTATGCAGCCAATAATATTTGCAAAGGTATCGTGAAATACGCGAACTCCGGTAGCGTGCGTTTAGCCGGATTGATCTGCAACAGCCGAAATACCGACCGAGAAGATGATTTGATTATTGCCCTGGCAGAAAAACTGGGTACGCAAATGATTCACTTTATTCCTCGCGACAACGTTGTGCAGCGAGCAGAAATTCGCCGAATGACGGTTATTGAATACGATCCTACCGCAAAGCAGGCGGATGAATACCGAGAGCTCGCAAGAAAAATGATAGCCAACAAAAAGATGGTGATTCCAAAGCCGGTGACTATGGATGAGCTGGAAGTGTTGTTGATGGACTTCGGCATTCTGGAAGAGGATGACGAAAGTATCATAGGTAAAACTGCTGCGGAGCTTGAAGCTGAAGCCGTTTGA
- a CDS encoding PEP-CTERM sorting domain-containing protein yields MKRLSVLIISMLFSSIIFAAPCNCYWTTVGGTRTQICYDCTDSDGTNVASVPEPSSLALFGLALLVLVSKNLYGKYRT; encoded by the coding sequence ATGAAAAGGCTATCGGTGCTTATAATCTCAATGCTATTTTCCTCTATAATTTTCGCTGCACCATGTAATTGCTACTGGACGACAGTAGGCGGCACTAGAACTCAGATTTGCTATGATTGCACAGATTCTGATGGTACTAATGTAGCCTCGGTTCCTGAACCTAGCTCCCTGGCGTTATTCGGCTTGGCGTTACTGGTGTTGGTCTCAAAAAACCTATACGGAAAATATAGAACGTAG
- a CDS encoding SIR2 family protein: MPTISKLIEGLKSGAIVPYLGPGVLKGVVNKENGKPIPADNESLILAMTGGKPMSPRLMVEFSRAAMHMEHKKGRKFLEGFLTKTYGETHWSQPVFHAWLANIKLPYIVDSNRDQELQHLYRDTPHTLIIGVARLAAHPYRFDIYDNSDGSYKMIKLNEVNKNLPIIFKPMGSPLPKPSFVASDADFVDYITELMGGFAIPNWLKDYRKNRQYLLLGMRFTRDTERMILSDIIYSASQTAGWAFIPQPTDKERRYLADKNIEIIESDWNELIQTSTRATAEAS; this comes from the coding sequence GTGCCCACCATATCGAAACTTATTGAAGGGTTAAAAAGCGGCGCCATTGTTCCCTATTTGGGCCCAGGAGTACTGAAAGGTGTTGTCAACAAGGAAAATGGGAAACCTATTCCCGCCGATAACGAGAGTCTTATTCTGGCGATGACAGGAGGAAAGCCAATGTCCCCCAGGTTAATGGTTGAATTTTCCCGCGCAGCCATGCATATGGAACATAAAAAGGGACGAAAATTTTTGGAGGGGTTCTTAACAAAAACGTATGGGGAAACACACTGGAGCCAGCCTGTATTTCATGCTTGGCTGGCTAATATAAAGCTACCTTATATTGTTGATTCGAACCGAGACCAGGAACTCCAGCACCTATATAGAGACACGCCTCATACGCTAATTATTGGTGTGGCGCGGCTTGCTGCTCACCCTTATCGTTTCGATATTTACGATAACAGTGACGGCAGTTATAAGATGATTAAACTCAATGAAGTAAATAAGAATCTACCCATTATATTCAAACCCATGGGTAGTCCCTTACCAAAACCGAGTTTTGTCGCATCCGATGCCGATTTCGTTGACTATATAACCGAGCTTATGGGAGGTTTCGCCATCCCGAACTGGTTAAAAGATTACCGAAAGAACAGGCAATATCTGCTACTGGGAATGCGCTTTACCCGCGATACCGAACGTATGATTTTGAGTGATATTATTTACAGCGCATCGCAAACTGCAGGCTGGGCGTTTATCCCCCAACCAACGGATAAGGAAAGGCGCTATTTAGCAGATAAAAATATTGAAATAATCGAGAGTGATTGGAACGAGCTAATTCAGACCAGCACGAGAGCCACAGCCGAAGCCTCCTAA
- a CDS encoding L,D-transpeptidase family protein produces MFGAPIFMRIFKSSSELELWVKKGEQFERFKTYPICTFSGTLGPKTRQGDNQAPEGFYFIRPENLNPWSTYHLSFNLGYPNIYDRANGRTGGALMIHGCCVSIGCYAMTDKYINEVYTLAQVAFEGEQTSFRVYIFPFDLYHEKLALYKDHPWYEFWLNLKQGYDFFQPESGAARCFGEKWNVLL; encoded by the coding sequence GTGTTTGGTGCTCCAATATTTATGAGGATATTCAAGTCATCCTCAGAACTTGAGCTTTGGGTAAAGAAGGGCGAGCAGTTTGAGCGGTTTAAAACCTACCCCATCTGTACATTCTCGGGTACGCTTGGTCCTAAAACCAGACAAGGTGATAATCAGGCGCCGGAGGGGTTCTATTTTATTCGGCCGGAAAACCTTAATCCTTGGAGTACCTACCATCTCTCTTTCAATCTCGGCTATCCAAATATCTACGATAGAGCTAATGGAAGAACCGGAGGCGCCTTAATGATTCATGGTTGCTGCGTATCTATTGGTTGCTATGCGATGACGGATAAATATATCAATGAAGTTTATACGCTCGCACAGGTTGCCTTTGAAGGCGAGCAGACGTCTTTTCGTGTGTATATTTTCCCCTTTGATCTTTATCACGAAAAGTTGGCACTATATAAAGACCATCCCTGGTATGAGTTTTGGTTAAATTTAAAACAAGGATATGATTTTTTTCAACCAGAAAGCGGTGCCGCCCGATGTTTTGGAGAAAAATGGAACGTATTACTTTGA
- a CDS encoding DUF6129 family protein, with translation MIEQTELDMVVAHIHANGLSDNILPAIREEFPGRYFTYCTEDDIHAGKPVVEEDAFAIYLVDSREHCSKLTNDLDVASGFVIAEKIVG, from the coding sequence ATGATTGAACAAACCGAACTCGATATGGTTGTCGCTCATATACATGCCAATGGTCTGTCCGATAATATTCTCCCAGCAATACGGGAGGAGTTCCCCGGGAGGTATTTTACCTATTGCACAGAGGACGACATTCATGCAGGGAAGCCGGTCGTAGAAGAAGATGCTTTTGCCATCTATCTGGTAGATTCAAGAGAACACTGTTCAAAGTTAACAAATGATTTGGATGTTGCGTCTGGCTTTGTTATTGCAGAGAAAATAGTCGGCTAA
- the hemG gene encoding menaquinone-dependent protoporphyrinogen IX dehydrogenase: MEKILVLYSTTDGHTQKISQSIKTLLSQNGCSVTMMSVDDSEALVLESFDKIVIGASIRYGKHGKKISDLIVKNKQVLNEIPTAFFSVNLVARKPEKCDPETNPYFFKFLKQVGWQPNIQAVFAGKIDYKKYGFWDRKMIRFIMYLTKGPVNLDAVIEYTDWKQVDAFVSSVVEMK, translated from the coding sequence ATGGAAAAAATATTAGTTCTATATTCAACCACGGATGGCCATACACAAAAAATAAGTCAGAGTATTAAAACATTGCTTTCTCAGAATGGTTGCTCTGTAACCATGATGTCTGTCGACGACAGCGAAGCGCTGGTGTTGGAATCGTTTGACAAGATAGTTATTGGCGCAAGCATCCGCTATGGTAAGCATGGGAAGAAAATTTCCGATCTGATTGTAAAAAATAAACAGGTCTTGAATGAAATTCCGACTGCTTTTTTCTCTGTGAATCTTGTTGCAAGAAAGCCAGAAAAGTGTGATCCAGAAACGAATCCCTATTTTTTTAAATTTCTCAAGCAGGTTGGATGGCAGCCAAACATACAGGCAGTCTTTGCTGGTAAGATCGATTACAAAAAATATGGTTTTTGGGATCGAAAAATGATTCGATTTATTATGTACTTAACAAAGGGCCCAGTTAATCTCGACGCTGTTATTGAGTATACCGATTGGAAGCAAGTTGATGCTTTCGTAAGCTCCGTGGTGGAAATGAAATGA
- the fdxB gene encoding ferredoxin III, nif-specific — MSEEKIVGRTRGGGEWIPMFLTKLNSGTCIGCGRCYKVCPRDVFELTHRPYEYDDLDDDDDFDDDDDGLKMMDIKDLMDCIGCMSCSKVCSKKCLSHEALLA, encoded by the coding sequence ATGTCTGAAGAAAAAATAGTGGGCCGTACGCGCGGTGGTGGCGAATGGATTCCCATGTTTTTAACGAAGTTGAATTCTGGAACATGTATAGGTTGTGGCCGGTGCTACAAAGTCTGTCCGAGGGATGTGTTTGAACTAACTCATCGACCGTACGAATATGATGATTTAGATGATGATGACGATTTTGATGACGACGATGACGGTCTAAAAATGATGGATATCAAGGATCTTATGGATTGTATTGGCTGCATGTCGTGTTCGAAAGTTTGCTCAAAGAAATGCCTATCTCATGAAGCCTTGCTAGCCTGA
- the nifD gene encoding nitrogenase molybdenum-iron protein alpha chain — translation MSEMSREEAEALIQEVLEIYPEKAKKNRAKHLMVNDQSLDQSKKCITSNKKSLPGVMTQRGCAYAGSKGVVWGPVKDMVHVSHGPVGCGQYSRAGRRNYYVGATGVNSFVTMNFTSDFQEKDIVFGGDKKLNKLVDEIETLFPLNKGISINSECPIGLIGDDIEAVAKQKGAEYGKTIVPVRCEGFRGVSQSLGHHIANDSVRDWILSARDDDDSFEQTDYDVAIVGDYNIGGDAWSSRRILEEMGLRVVAQWSGDGTISEMELTPKVKMNLVHCYRSMNYISRHMEERYNIPWMEFNFFGPTRTIESMRKIAEQFDETIQAKTEEVIAKYQPQWQAVIEKYRPRLEGRRVMIFVGGLRPRHIIGAYEDLGMDVVGTGYEFAHNDDYDRTIKEMGNSTLIFDDLTGYEFEEFVRKVKPDLIGSGIKEKYIFQKMGVPFRQMHSWDYSGPYHGFDGFAIFAKDMDMTVNNPCWKNMVPPWDKPVEEEEEVVASA, via the coding sequence ATGTCTGAGATGTCACGCGAAGAGGCTGAAGCCCTCATACAGGAAGTTCTGGAAATTTATCCAGAAAAGGCTAAGAAAAATCGTGCGAAGCACCTGATGGTTAACGATCAGTCGCTGGATCAATCAAAAAAATGCATTACCTCCAACAAAAAATCCTTACCGGGAGTTATGACTCAGCGGGGATGTGCTTATGCTGGATCTAAGGGTGTGGTATGGGGGCCAGTAAAAGATATGGTTCATGTGTCTCACGGACCTGTCGGTTGTGGGCAATACTCTCGTGCGGGGCGCAGAAATTATTACGTTGGCGCTACGGGTGTTAACTCTTTTGTAACTATGAATTTTACGTCTGATTTTCAGGAAAAGGATATTGTATTTGGCGGCGATAAGAAGTTGAACAAACTTGTCGACGAGATCGAAACTCTTTTCCCTTTAAACAAAGGTATTAGTATCAATTCGGAATGTCCAATTGGGTTAATTGGTGACGATATTGAAGCGGTTGCTAAGCAGAAAGGAGCAGAATACGGTAAAACCATTGTGCCCGTTCGTTGCGAAGGATTTCGGGGAGTGTCTCAATCTTTAGGGCACCATATCGCTAACGATTCAGTTCGCGATTGGATTTTAAGTGCCCGTGATGATGACGACAGTTTTGAACAGACTGACTATGACGTCGCGATTGTTGGAGACTACAACATTGGTGGTGACGCTTGGTCTTCACGAAGAATTCTGGAAGAAATGGGCTTGCGTGTAGTCGCTCAGTGGTCCGGAGATGGAACCATCTCTGAGATGGAGCTAACGCCGAAGGTAAAAATGAATTTGGTCCACTGCTATCGATCTATGAATTACATTTCGCGTCATATGGAAGAAAGATACAACATTCCCTGGATGGAGTTCAATTTTTTCGGTCCGACAAGAACCATTGAATCAATGCGCAAGATCGCTGAGCAATTTGACGAAACTATTCAGGCAAAAACGGAAGAAGTAATCGCCAAGTACCAGCCGCAATGGCAGGCCGTAATCGAGAAGTATCGCCCGCGTCTAGAAGGCCGCCGCGTAATGATTTTTGTTGGTGGCTTACGTCCACGGCATATTATTGGCGCGTATGAAGATCTCGGTATGGACGTGGTGGGTACCGGTTATGAGTTTGCTCATAATGATGACTACGATCGCACCATAAAGGAAATGGGGAATTCCACGCTGATTTTCGATGATCTTACGGGGTATGAGTTTGAAGAGTTCGTAAGAAAGGTGAAGCCAGATCTAATTGGTTCTGGTATTAAGGAGAAGTACATTTTTCAGAAAATGGGTGTTCCATTTCGGCAGATGCATTCATGGGATTATTCCGGTCCGTACCACGGTTTTGATGGTTTCGCTATTTTTGCCAAAGATATGGATATGACAGTGAACAATCCTTGCTGGAAAAACATGGTTCCGCCTTGGGATAAACCAGTTGAAGAAGAGGAGGAAGTGGTAGCATCCGCATAA
- the nifK gene encoding nitrogenase molybdenum-iron protein subunit beta encodes MSQDAENIKLSYPLFRDKEYQDSLAGKRENFEETPSQENIDEVFKWTTSEEYQELNFKREALTINPAKACQPLGSVLCSLGFENTMPYVHGSQGCVAYFRTYFNRHFKEPIACLSDSMTEDAAVFGGQQNMKDGLQNCNAIYKPDMIAVSTTCMAEVIGDDLNAFITNSKVEGFLPEDIPTPFAHTPSFVGSHVTGWDNMFEGIMRYFTLKDMDDKKVGSNGKINLVPGFETYLGNYRVLKRMMKDMSVESTLLCDPEEILDTPADGEYRIYAGGTSQEEIKDAPNALNTFLVQPWQLNKTKKYVSKTWMHEIPTLNIPMGLEWTDEFLMKVSEVSGKPIGDALTKERGRLVDMMTDSHQWLHGKKFSLWGDPDFVMGLTKFLMELGAEPLHVLCNNGNKRWKKAMDALLEESPYGANSEVFVGKDLWHMRSLVFTNKPDFMIGNSYGKFIQRDTLHKGKEFEVPLIRIGFPIFDRHHLHRQTTLGYEGAMQILTTLVNSVLERLDEETRLMQETDYNYDLIR; translated from the coding sequence ATGAGTCAAGATGCAGAGAATATTAAATTAAGCTATCCCCTTTTTCGTGATAAGGAATACCAGGACTCGTTGGCGGGAAAGCGCGAAAATTTTGAAGAAACACCTTCACAGGAAAATATAGACGAGGTCTTTAAGTGGACGACCTCCGAAGAGTATCAGGAGTTGAATTTCAAGCGTGAAGCTCTAACAATTAACCCCGCGAAAGCATGTCAGCCCCTGGGTTCGGTTCTTTGTTCCTTAGGGTTTGAAAATACGATGCCCTATGTCCATGGATCTCAAGGTTGTGTCGCTTATTTTCGAACTTACTTTAACCGTCATTTTAAGGAGCCCATTGCTTGCCTTTCTGATTCGATGACTGAAGATGCGGCTGTGTTTGGTGGCCAGCAAAATATGAAAGATGGCTTGCAAAACTGTAACGCTATTTACAAGCCCGATATGATTGCCGTGTCTACAACTTGTATGGCAGAGGTTATCGGTGACGATCTCAATGCATTTATCACTAACTCTAAGGTTGAAGGGTTTCTCCCGGAAGATATTCCAACGCCGTTCGCGCATACGCCAAGCTTTGTTGGTAGCCATGTTACTGGTTGGGACAATATGTTCGAAGGGATTATGCGTTACTTTACACTAAAGGATATGGACGATAAAAAAGTAGGGAGCAACGGAAAGATTAACTTGGTTCCGGGGTTCGAAACCTATCTGGGTAACTATCGTGTACTTAAGCGCATGATGAAAGACATGTCTGTTGAGTCTACGTTGTTGTGTGACCCAGAAGAGATTTTGGATACCCCTGCGGATGGCGAATACCGGATCTATGCGGGCGGTACAAGTCAAGAAGAAATAAAAGATGCGCCGAATGCATTGAATACTTTTCTTGTTCAGCCCTGGCAGTTGAATAAAACCAAGAAGTACGTAAGTAAAACTTGGATGCATGAAATTCCCACATTGAATATTCCAATGGGATTGGAATGGACTGATGAATTTTTGATGAAAGTCAGTGAAGTTAGTGGCAAGCCGATTGGTGATGCGTTAACCAAGGAGCGTGGAAGGTTGGTTGATATGATGACCGATTCCCACCAATGGCTGCACGGGAAAAAGTTCTCTTTGTGGGGCGATCCTGATTTTGTAATGGGGCTCACGAAATTCCTAATGGAATTGGGCGCGGAGCCTCTTCATGTTCTCTGTAATAATGGTAACAAGCGATGGAAGAAGGCCATGGATGCTTTGTTGGAGGAGTCGCCTTATGGGGCGAATTCCGAAGTTTTTGTTGGGAAAGATTTATGGCATATGCGTTCTCTTGTGTTTACCAACAAGCCTGATTTTATGATTGGAAATTCATATGGTAAGTTTATTCAGCGTGATACTTTACACAAAGGTAAAGAGTTCGAAGTTCCGCTGATTCGAATTGGCTTTCCAATCTTCGATCGACATCATTTACATCGTCAGACCACGCTGGGGTATGAGGGAGCAATGCAAATATTGACAACTCTAGTGAATAGCGTACTTGAGCGTCTGGATGAAGAAACACGTCTAATGCAGGAAACAGATTACAATTATGACCTGATTAGATGA
- a CDS encoding ankyrin repeat domain-containing protein gives MAYFTEISVIQADTIIAKQDPLIIDYRDTLSYRNQHIEGSIQPHSALIDMLIKSNRFDHPLIVYSEKGNLSRDIASEFGRSGFKQCYSLKGGYAAWKERTSLYSVVPYSIYTNEWLVETGFEEQSLNIADENKYTALMHSCREGLTRIAAELISASANIEQRDSDGNTALWAACFGGNIETVELIIKNKANINNQNDEGCTALIYASFSGKTNIVKLLLQHDSNINIKNHDGYTALDVATNPDIVDILKHENAGSIEAVI, from the coding sequence ATGGCGTATTTTACCGAAATTAGCGTTATTCAGGCTGATACCATTATCGCCAAGCAAGATCCGCTAATTATTGATTATCGCGACACACTTTCATATCGTAATCAACATATTGAAGGATCTATACAGCCGCATTCAGCTCTAATTGACATGCTCATAAAAAGCAATAGATTTGATCACCCCCTAATCGTCTATAGCGAAAAAGGAAACCTTAGTAGAGATATCGCCAGCGAGTTTGGGCGTTCGGGATTCAAACAGTGCTACAGTCTAAAGGGTGGCTACGCAGCCTGGAAAGAACGTACAAGCTTATACAGCGTAGTTCCCTACAGTATCTATACTAACGAGTGGTTAGTCGAAACTGGATTTGAAGAACAATCTCTGAATATAGCAGATGAAAACAAATACACGGCGCTGATGCACTCGTGCAGAGAAGGACTAACCCGTATCGCTGCGGAACTAATTTCGGCAAGTGCAAATATCGAGCAAAGGGATTCTGATGGAAACACCGCCCTTTGGGCTGCGTGTTTCGGAGGAAACATAGAAACAGTAGAACTAATTATAAAGAACAAAGCCAATATCAACAACCAAAACGATGAAGGTTGTACCGCGCTAATTTATGCTTCCTTTTCAGGAAAAACCAATATCGTAAAGCTACTACTACAACATGACAGTAATATAAATATAAAAAATCATGATGGGTATACGGCGCTTGATGTAGCAACAAATCCGGATATCGTAGATATATTAAAGCATGAAAACGCTGGCAGTATCGAAGCCGTTATCTAA
- the nifT gene encoding putative nitrogen fixation protein NifT, giving the protein MPNVMIRRNNEGQLTLYVAKRDLEENIISIEHDNEETWGGEVTLADGSSYYLEPIATPRLPITVRAKRMISVGE; this is encoded by the coding sequence ATGCCCAATGTAATGATTCGACGTAACAATGAAGGGCAATTGACGCTCTATGTTGCAAAGCGGGATCTGGAGGAAAATATTATTTCTATCGAGCATGATAACGAAGAAACATGGGGAGGCGAAGTAACACTTGCTGACGGTTCGAGCTATTATCTAGAGCCTATTGCAACACCGCGATTACCTATTACGGTTCGCGCCAAGAGGATGATCTCTGTCGGGGAGTGA